The following are from one region of the Nicotiana tabacum cultivar K326 chromosome 3, ASM71507v2, whole genome shotgun sequence genome:
- the LOC107821190 gene encoding nonsense-mediated mRNA decay factor SMG7-like yields MDVDAASAFNDQKEKLNTFLEIANIEKQLLTSIYSKGLVHKDVQELYRRARSSYENIILNNYEVVGLQEVEFSLWKLHYKHIDEFRKRIRQANAEKRKSEAQEGDSSAAREIDNHMEGLKSFLSEATEFYQELTKKLRKSCGLPRELLLCKNGSSSLPLLPMKLPQCQYACHRFLICLGDLARYGELCKKPDACTWSFAATYYFEASRIWPDSGNPHNQLALLATYIGDPFLALYHCIRSLAVKEPFPDAWNNLMLLFEENRLSNLHSLSSGAHLDLLKPSVWCSMDAINGATSGSSNKNMPEAPETVTSGKADIWLLFVRLMSFFLVHTSLENFQSTLASTVRQLEGLVVMDGDELKAALESYQLMDPSRKGPYCALQLVSIFIFIFHSLTESGDGVDPKKDNKQQSALTQLAVAATFICIGRLVEKTVARNNTQTCPLLPTVCVFVEWLVNVLDRAEAHARDEKVQSAMSYFFGALADLLNRLDPCENGLASENSALWEDHELKGFDPLAHAHKSLDFTSHLESIDNFNNKSVCRSRRIFCAATKLADRSSHLRKWISHDKTGKRFYIMESELADKEKSGVAESGSTLQLKGSYQNNCGMAKENGESQDHPCRNSQSITTDEEEVILFKPITRHNSAPIYTSGTSCDQSSINVVYGTTPSDESLRRATSLISEQSQPQNDIFSFRPENTNLRYSKPLKQSAAFPAGPPSLSAWVLEKESPRNERGTRDLNKHQLSPIDELASESLSDLSLKETRDHKVCSMPVSAAIHDTPPPYISPVPSAPLLPEDASWFKGNTPLFPNKSAFGTKEGDGILGASPVSGYSSPSTVRGPLDFVAGGTGFVEGYPPLLGMSSSEWLYHYRNSQNFERVSNPVWPVHSNAPANYGNLNATNLTRFDVLDQWGNHLASSPMVYLESPQLHPSPPLAYGAEEQRTDKHFLGYQRASPYVCGTGMDLRSEQPTLLNYLKERERQIPPESQFKGPNFMGN; encoded by the exons ATGGACGTTGACGCAGCTTCAGCATTTAACGATCAGAAGGAAAAGCTGAATACTTTTCTTGAG ATTGCCAATATAGAGAAGCAACTGTTGACATCAATTTACTCTAAAGGCCTTGTGCACAAAGATGTCCAGGAATTGTACCGTAGAGCCCGTAGCAGCTATGAgaatattattttaaataattatgaagtAGTGGGGCTTCAGGAAGTTGAATTCTCTCTGTGGAAACTTCACTATAAACACATTGATGAGTTCCGTAAAAGGATTCGGCAGGCTAATGCTGAGAAAAGGAAAAGTGAAGCACAAGAAGGTGATTCAAGTGCTGCCCGAGAGATTGACAATCATATGGAAGGGCTCAAGTCATTTCTATCTGAAGCTACTGAATTTTATCAGGAGTTAACTAAAAAACTCAGGAAAAGTTGTGGGCTCCCTAGGGAACTCTTACTTTGTAAGAATGGTAGCAGCTCACTTCCTCTCTTACCCATGAAGCTACCACAATGCCAATATGCTTGTCACCGTTTTCTTATTTGTCTGGGAGATCTGGCCAGATATGGTGAACTTTGTAAGAAACCGGATGCATGTACGTGGTCATTCGCGGCCACATACTACTTTGAAGCATCTAGGATATGGCCAGACAGTGGAAATCCGCATAATCAG cttGCACTATTGGCAACATACATTGGTGACCCTTTCCTTGCCTTGTACCATTGCATTAGAAGTTTAGCTGTTAAGGAACCATTCCCTGATGCCTGGAACAATCTTATGTTACTCTTTGAAGAG AACAGGTTATCTAATTTGCATTCACTGTCCAGTGGAGCGCACCTTGATTTGCTAAAACCATCAGTTTGGTGTTCCATGGATGCTATAAATGGTGCAACCAGCGGTTCTTCAAACAAGAATATGCCAGAAGCCCCTGAAACTGTTACCTCTGGAAAAGCTGATATATGGCTTCTGTTTGTCAGATTGATGAGTTTTTTTCTCGTGCACACCAG CTTGGAAAACTTTCAATCTACTCTTGCATCCACTGTCAGACAATTGGAAGGTCTAGTGGTAATGGATGGTGATGAACTAAAGGCTGCTCTAGAGTCCTACCAGTTAATGGATCCATCGAGAAAAGGCCCTTATTGTGCTCTTCAGCTTGTCTCCATTTTCATCTTTATCTTCCATAGCCTGACTGAGAGTGGGGATGGAGTGGATCCAAAGAAAGATAACAAGCAGCAATCTGCTTTGACACAACTGGCAGTAGCTGCTACTTTCATTTGCATTGGTCGCCTTGTTGAGAAAACTGTAGCAAGAAATAACACACAAACTTGCCCCCTTTTACCCACTGTCTGTGTGTTTGTAGAGTGGTTAGTGAACGTACTTGATAGAGCAGAAGCACATGCAAGAGATGAAAAGGTCCAGAGTGCTATGTCTTACTTTTTTGGTGCTTTAGCTGATCTTCTGAATCGGCTTGATCCTTGTGAGAACGGCCTTGCTTCAGAAAATAGTGCTCTTTGGGAAGACCATGAACTGAAGGGGTTTGATCCGTTGGCCCATGCTCACAAGTCTTTGGACTTCACGAGCCATTTGGAATCCATAGATAATTTCAATAATAAGAGTGTGTGTCGTTCACGGCGTATCTTTTGTGCAGCAACTAAACTGGCTGACAGATCCAGTCACTTAAGAAAATGGATCTCTCATGATAAAACAGGCAAAAGATTCTACATCATGGAGTCAGAATTAGCGGATAAGGAAAAGTCAGGAGTAGCTGAATCTGGTTCGACTCTTCAGCTAAAAGGATCTTATCAGAATAATTGTGGAATGGCGAAAGAAAATGGAGAGAGTCAAGATCACCCTTGCCGCAACAGCCAATCCATTACCACAGATGAGGAAGAAGTCATTCTTTTCAAGCCCATCACAAGACATAACTCTGCACCAATATATACATCAGGCACCTCATGCGATCAATCCTCCATCAACGTTGTCTATGGAACTACACCGTCTGATGAATCATTGCGCCGTGCCACATCATTGATTTCTGAGCAAAGCCAACCACAGAATGATATTTTCAGTTTCCGCCCGGAAAATACAAACTTGAGGTACAGCAAGCCACTCAAGCAGTCTGCTGCTTTCCCTGCCGGACCACCATCTCTGAGTGCTTGGGTCCTTGAGAAGGAAAGTCCAAGAAACGAGAGGGGGACAAGGGATTTAAATAAGCATCAGTTAAGCCCAATCGATGAACTAGCTTCTGAATCCTTATCTGATCTCTCCTTAAAGGAAACTAGAGATCACAAAGTTTGTTCCATGCCAGTTTCTGCAGCTATACATGATACTCCTCCTCCATATATCTCTCCCGTGCCCTCAGCTCCATTATTACCCGAAGATGCTTCTTGGTTTAAGGGAAACACACCACTTTTTCCTAACAAGAGTGCATTTGGGACCAAGGAAGGGGACGGTATTCTTGGCGCATCACCAGTGAGTGGATACTCAAGTCCATCTACAGTTCGTGGACCGCTTGATTTTGTTGCAGGTGGTACAGGATTTGTTGAGGGATACCCACCATTACTTGGAATGAGTTCATCTGAATGGCTATATCACTACAGAAACAGTCAGAACTTCGAGCGAGTCAGCAATCCAGTATGGCCTGTTCACTCTAATGCACCAGCAAACTATGGAAACCTGAACGCGACCAATCTTACCAGGTTTGATGTTTTAGATCAGTGGGGAAATCACTTGGCTTCTAGTCCAATGGTGTACTTGGAGAGCCCACAGTTGCATCCAAGTCCTCCCCTCGCCTATGGCGCAGAAGAACAAAGAACGGATAAACATTTTCTTGGTTACCAAAGAGCATCCCCGTATGTATGTGGCACTGGAATGGACTTGAGATCGGAGCAGCCAACGCTTCTTAACTATCTCAAAGAAAGAGAACGGCAAATACCGCCAGAGTCTCAATTTAAAGGTCCTAATTTCATGGGAAACTAA